One genomic window of Corynebacterium pseudotuberculosis includes the following:
- a CDS encoding CYTH and CHAD domain-containing protein, whose translation MGITQQLEVERKFSVADDQPVPQLVDIAYVSHVAETTVHSLSALYFDTPDLRLSRAKIALRRRTGGKDAGWHLKISTPEGRVETHVPLGDDSVEAPCIPEDLLAFVRSITRSQPLAPIARIDNERHESLLTDDKGEYLAEFCDDHVHAWSYLPGGSESRWREWEIEITAYAQDQGLGTELIDSAETVLVEQGAHTARSSSKIAQALGDSVNNVPSPPQMAELDPKSPEYALVAALKRNRDRLVALDPLVRQDAPDSIHQMRVATRELRSHMKTFDGLLGGKEYKQMEKDLKIFGRILGSARDAEVIAARFEKLLSLNSDRLVDSTTSEFLLKDIQRDYLLAHRRVVSTLNHQRYLDFLDSLDSLLAEPPVLREDTTFGQETPDESHSEAILFHHLEKTMQRLYAQDRKARQEQHDPAISLERREANFHNVRKAAKKLRYSAEAVGDSTSLNTDKLYAACKHLQTVLGDFQDAVTSRDRLYEKALRAERKGNPTFGYGVLHQQEHQNALSALDDYSEAFYKVTKAYRKFSKNVEKFHKKAQKKAAKKSRKRN comes from the coding sequence ATGGGAATAACGCAACAGCTTGAGGTAGAAAGAAAATTTTCAGTAGCAGACGACCAACCTGTACCGCAGCTCGTAGACATCGCTTATGTATCTCACGTTGCTGAGACAACAGTTCACTCATTGTCCGCACTGTATTTTGATACCCCTGACCTCAGGCTGTCCCGCGCAAAAATCGCGTTAAGGCGTAGAACAGGAGGAAAAGACGCTGGATGGCATCTTAAAATCTCCACCCCTGAGGGACGAGTAGAAACGCATGTCCCGCTTGGCGACGATTCAGTAGAAGCCCCTTGTATTCCTGAAGATCTACTCGCTTTTGTCCGTTCCATCACTCGAAGCCAACCCCTCGCTCCCATCGCCAGAATTGACAATGAACGGCACGAGTCGCTGTTAACAGACGACAAGGGGGAATATCTTGCAGAATTTTGTGACGATCATGTGCACGCCTGGTCATATTTGCCTGGCGGATCAGAGTCACGGTGGCGGGAGTGGGAAATAGAGATAACTGCTTATGCCCAAGACCAAGGCCTAGGGACAGAGCTCATCGATTCTGCAGAAACTGTGCTGGTTGAACAAGGAGCACATACGGCGCGATCTTCTTCCAAGATTGCACAAGCTCTAGGTGATTCCGTCAATAACGTTCCATCTCCCCCGCAGATGGCAGAGCTCGACCCAAAGTCTCCTGAATATGCACTAGTAGCTGCATTAAAACGTAACCGCGACAGACTCGTAGCTTTAGATCCATTGGTCAGACAAGATGCGCCCGATTCTATTCATCAAATGCGTGTGGCTACACGCGAATTACGTAGCCATATGAAGACATTTGATGGCCTGCTTGGGGGAAAAGAATACAAACAGATGGAAAAAGACCTCAAGATTTTTGGGCGCATCCTTGGCTCAGCCCGGGACGCCGAGGTGATAGCAGCTAGGTTTGAAAAGCTTCTTAGCCTCAACAGTGATCGTCTAGTGGACTCCACAACCTCAGAATTCTTGCTAAAAGATATCCAACGCGATTATTTACTAGCTCACCGCAGAGTTGTTTCTACGCTTAACCACCAACGCTATCTTGACTTTCTAGATTCTCTAGATTCTCTCTTAGCTGAGCCTCCGGTTCTCAGAGAGGACACAACCTTTGGACAAGAAACCCCGGACGAGTCCCATTCTGAGGCCATTCTTTTCCATCATCTAGAAAAAACTATGCAACGTTTATATGCACAGGACCGGAAAGCGCGCCAAGAACAGCACGATCCCGCGATTTCGTTGGAGCGTCGAGAAGCCAATTTTCACAATGTCCGCAAAGCAGCTAAAAAACTCCGTTACTCCGCCGAGGCTGTTGGCGACTCTACTTCCTTAAACACCGATAAATTGTATGCTGCATGTAAACATCTCCAGACGGTGCTCGGCGATTTTCAAGATGCAGTTACTTCCCGAGATCGCTTATATGAAAAAGCACTGCGTGCAGAGCGCAAGGGAAACCCAACCTTTGGATATGGTGTCTTGCACCAACAAGAACATCAGAATGCTTTGAGTGCCCTCGACGACTACTCAGAGGCCTTTTACAAGGTGACCAAGGCCTACCGAAAGTTCTCTAAAAACGTAGAAAAGTTCCACAAAAAGGCGCAAAAGAAAGCAGCGAAAAAATCACGGAAGCGCAACTAG
- a CDS encoding glutamine synthetase family protein, translating to MNSQQEFVLRTIEEREIKFVRLWFTDILGYLKSVAVAPAELEGAFEEGIGFDGSAIEGFSRVSEADTIAMPDPSTFQLLPFDSDDTDSCTARMFCDILSPDGKPSYSDPRQVLRKQLQRASDEGFTCMVSPEIEFYLVQSLRTDGLPPIPTDNGSYFDQASQNDAPLFRRQAMVALEAMGIPVEFSHHETGPGQQEIDLRHADALTMADSIMTFRYVMKRVAIHNDIGATFMPKPFRDHAGSAMHTHMSLFEGDINAFHDPDDEYGLSRTAKQFIAGILRHANEISAITNQWTNSYKRILFGNEAPTAATWGASNRSALVRVPTYRLAKADSRRVEVRSPDSACNPYLALAVLIGAGLKGITEGYEIPDAAEEDIARLTRRERLAMGYVDLPTSLDQALREMEHSELVADILGEHVFEYFLRNKWREWHDYQQQITAWELRTNLEN from the coding sequence ATGAACTCACAGCAAGAATTTGTCCTACGCACAATTGAAGAGCGAGAGATTAAATTTGTGCGTCTTTGGTTTACGGATATTTTGGGATATCTGAAATCAGTTGCAGTGGCGCCTGCAGAACTCGAAGGTGCTTTTGAAGAAGGTATTGGCTTTGATGGTTCTGCGATTGAAGGATTTTCTCGGGTTTCAGAAGCAGATACGATTGCTATGCCGGATCCCTCTACCTTTCAACTACTACCTTTTGATAGCGATGATACGGATTCGTGTACCGCCCGGATGTTCTGCGATATTTTAAGTCCTGATGGGAAGCCTTCTTATTCAGATCCTCGACAGGTGCTAAGAAAGCAGCTTCAGCGTGCATCTGATGAAGGCTTTACATGCATGGTGTCGCCCGAAATCGAGTTTTATCTAGTACAGAGCCTTCGGACTGATGGGCTTCCTCCTATACCTACAGACAACGGCAGCTACTTTGATCAAGCTAGTCAAAACGATGCTCCCTTGTTTAGGCGCCAGGCCATGGTGGCTTTGGAAGCTATGGGCATACCTGTGGAATTTTCGCATCATGAGACCGGGCCGGGGCAACAAGAAATAGACCTACGCCATGCTGATGCCCTCACCATGGCAGATTCCATTATGACGTTCAGGTATGTGATGAAGCGCGTCGCGATACACAACGATATTGGCGCGACCTTTATGCCTAAACCTTTTAGGGATCACGCGGGGTCTGCGATGCATACCCACATGTCACTTTTTGAGGGCGATATCAATGCCTTCCACGATCCGGATGATGAATACGGATTGTCTCGTACGGCTAAACAATTTATCGCGGGTATTTTGCGCCACGCTAATGAGATTTCCGCCATTACAAATCAGTGGACTAACTCTTATAAACGGATCCTTTTTGGCAATGAGGCACCGACTGCGGCGACGTGGGGAGCTTCTAATCGCTCAGCATTGGTAAGGGTTCCTACGTACCGGTTAGCCAAAGCCGATTCGCGCAGAGTAGAGGTGCGTTCTCCAGATTCCGCATGCAACCCGTACTTAGCATTAGCAGTCTTGATCGGTGCAGGGTTGAAAGGAATCACAGAGGGCTACGAGATACCCGATGCTGCGGAGGAAGATATCGCGCGTTTGACGCGTCGGGAGCGCTTAGCCATGGGATACGTGGACTTGCCGACGAGCCTGGATCAAGCTTTAAGGGAGATGGAGCATTCGGAGCTGGTGGCGGACATATTGGGTGAGCATGTCTTTGAATATTTCTTACGTAATAAATGGCGTGAATGGCATGACTATCAGCAACAAATTACGGCATGGGAACTGCGTACCAATCTAGAAAACTAA
- a CDS encoding bifunctional [glutamine synthetase] adenylyltransferase/[glutamine synthetase]-adenylyl-L-tyrosine phosphorylase, protein MTTPAARNLVPSLSSLGLNGRNAKSDLESLGWLQPDSVDVLWSLAGAADPDLALNTLMRIADSLEESARADFLLELRQNLVFRVRLFSLIGASTALGDHLVACKDQWRALQWGFPTRQEMMRGMLSAVAAQPAVFSSESKDTEGSSDDPDREFSFGTDFSEPDTAEESLETPGTYIAGISGPEAEKELKKAYRTFLLRIAASDLAGSYPKDSRRLGQPEVPFEVVTQALADLADAGLSAALAVAARNVYGEDLIDTHLAVIVMGKCGAQELNYISDVDVIFVAEPVTPRAQRLAGEFIRIGSSTFFEVDAALRPEGKHGALVRTLDSHVTYYKRWAHTWEFQALLKHRPMTGYIPLATRYSRMLSPMIWAASQRESFVTDVQSMRRRVLENVPEKLKNRELKLGPGGLRDVEFAVQLLQLVHGRSDESLRVLSTIQALEALVEGGYVGRDDGAELIESYEFLRLLEHRLQLQKLKRTHTMPDPHKEKVLRWLARSSGFRSSYDADETQIMMQQLKKVRLQISSLHRKLFYRPLLNSVVNISVGALKLTPEAAKLQLAALGYKFPDRAFDHLHALAAKAGRKAKIQAMLLPTHMEWLAQTADPDAGLLNYRKLSDAANDRSWFLRMLRDEGIVGQRLMKILGNSPYTADLIISSPDLVKQLADGAGGPKLLDTTTDRLARSLVAASVRQENPGKAIAVARSLRRAELARIASADLLGMMDVKEVCQSLSSVWDAVLEAALCSEIAATMAEAENKMPPATIAVIGMGRLGGAELGYGSDADVLFVCDPAEGVDENEAVRWAITVCDRMRTRLAKPSGDPPLEVDLGLRPEGRSGAVVRTLDSYARYYAQWGEVWETQALLRAEWVAGDEELGKRFLTMIEGIRYPQAGVSDKAIREVRRMKARVDEERLPRGADRNTHTKLGRGALTDIEWTVQLLTLMHAHQYQDLHTPSTLHALDALQKHSIISPEKVEILRTAWLIATQARNAIVLVKGKRADQLPQPGPQLAAIAGAAGWDPNDNQEFLDNYLKVTRRARAVVDEVFWGEISPGYN, encoded by the coding sequence ATGACTACTCCTGCTGCAAGAAATTTGGTGCCATCGCTTAGTTCTTTGGGACTTAACGGAAGAAACGCCAAATCTGATCTTGAATCCTTAGGCTGGCTGCAGCCGGATTCCGTTGATGTGTTGTGGTCATTGGCGGGAGCGGCAGACCCGGACTTAGCCTTAAATACTCTGATGCGGATAGCGGACTCTTTAGAAGAATCTGCACGGGCCGATTTTTTGCTTGAATTGCGTCAAAATTTGGTTTTTAGGGTTCGGCTTTTTTCCTTGATAGGGGCATCCACAGCTCTCGGCGACCATCTCGTGGCCTGTAAAGATCAATGGCGCGCATTGCAATGGGGTTTCCCCACACGTCAAGAAATGATGCGGGGCATGTTGTCTGCTGTTGCAGCGCAACCAGCGGTGTTTAGTTCGGAATCGAAAGATACTGAGGGATCCAGCGATGATCCTGATCGTGAATTTTCTTTTGGCACAGACTTTTCAGAACCTGACACCGCGGAAGAATCGTTAGAGACTCCCGGTACTTACATTGCCGGAATTTCTGGGCCGGAGGCAGAGAAAGAACTGAAGAAGGCTTATCGAACTTTTCTCCTTAGAATTGCTGCGAGCGATCTGGCTGGTAGCTATCCCAAAGATTCTCGGCGTCTAGGGCAACCTGAAGTTCCGTTTGAAGTTGTCACACAAGCCCTAGCGGATTTGGCCGATGCTGGTCTTAGCGCAGCCCTTGCCGTGGCAGCCCGCAATGTGTACGGAGAAGATTTAATAGACACCCATCTCGCCGTCATAGTGATGGGGAAGTGCGGTGCTCAGGAACTGAATTACATCTCGGATGTTGACGTTATTTTTGTGGCAGAACCAGTAACGCCGCGAGCACAACGACTAGCGGGGGAATTCATTCGGATCGGATCTTCTACCTTTTTTGAGGTAGACGCGGCACTGCGGCCCGAGGGGAAGCACGGGGCATTGGTTCGGACTCTTGATTCACATGTCACGTATTACAAGCGTTGGGCGCACACCTGGGAATTCCAGGCGTTACTCAAACATCGGCCAATGACTGGGTACATTCCTCTAGCCACTCGCTATAGTCGAATGTTGTCTCCGATGATTTGGGCTGCTAGTCAGCGAGAATCTTTTGTCACTGATGTGCAAAGTATGCGTCGGCGGGTACTGGAGAACGTTCCGGAAAAGCTCAAAAATCGTGAGTTAAAGCTCGGACCTGGTGGTCTGAGGGACGTGGAATTTGCTGTCCAATTGCTACAGCTTGTTCACGGTAGGTCAGATGAGTCTTTACGCGTCTTATCCACTATTCAGGCCCTAGAAGCTCTCGTTGAGGGAGGGTATGTTGGGCGGGATGATGGTGCGGAACTTATCGAGTCTTATGAATTTTTGCGGTTGTTAGAACACCGGTTGCAACTACAAAAACTCAAAAGAACCCACACTATGCCGGACCCTCATAAGGAGAAGGTGCTGCGTTGGTTAGCGCGCTCATCAGGGTTTAGAAGCTCCTATGATGCGGATGAAACCCAGATTATGATGCAGCAATTAAAAAAAGTTCGCCTACAGATTTCTAGTTTGCATCGGAAATTATTTTATCGGCCGCTTCTCAATTCTGTGGTCAATATCTCTGTTGGTGCGCTTAAACTCACGCCAGAAGCCGCTAAGCTTCAGCTAGCCGCTTTGGGATATAAATTCCCAGATAGAGCGTTTGATCATTTGCACGCGCTTGCTGCTAAGGCAGGAAGGAAAGCAAAGATTCAAGCGATGCTGCTTCCCACGCATATGGAGTGGTTAGCGCAGACTGCTGATCCTGATGCGGGGCTTCTGAATTATCGGAAGTTATCAGATGCTGCTAACGATCGCTCCTGGTTTTTGAGAATGCTGCGTGATGAGGGGATCGTAGGACAGCGGTTGATGAAGATCTTGGGTAATTCTCCGTATACTGCCGACCTCATCATCTCTTCACCCGATCTGGTTAAACAATTGGCGGATGGAGCAGGCGGACCCAAATTATTAGATACAACTACAGATCGTCTAGCACGTTCTCTGGTAGCGGCATCGGTGCGACAAGAAAACCCAGGGAAGGCGATCGCAGTAGCTCGGTCGCTGCGACGTGCCGAGCTTGCACGCATTGCTAGCGCTGATTTATTGGGGATGATGGATGTCAAAGAGGTCTGTCAGAGTTTATCGTCGGTGTGGGATGCCGTTTTAGAAGCCGCGCTTTGTTCTGAGATAGCAGCCACTATGGCTGAGGCAGAGAACAAGATGCCGCCGGCAACAATTGCCGTTATCGGTATGGGGCGTCTTGGCGGGGCAGAGCTAGGCTATGGCTCAGACGCTGATGTGCTGTTTGTCTGCGACCCCGCTGAGGGCGTGGACGAAAATGAAGCCGTGCGATGGGCGATCACGGTGTGTGATCGGATGCGTACACGATTAGCTAAACCCAGCGGGGACCCACCGCTGGAAGTGGACTTGGGACTGCGGCCTGAGGGGCGTTCCGGAGCCGTTGTGCGCACTTTGGATTCTTATGCGCGGTATTACGCACAGTGGGGAGAAGTTTGGGAGACACAGGCTTTGCTGCGTGCCGAGTGGGTTGCTGGTGATGAAGAACTTGGAAAGCGGTTCCTTACTATGATCGAGGGGATTCGATATCCTCAGGCGGGGGTCTCAGACAAAGCGATCAGAGAGGTTCGCCGGATGAAAGCTCGGGTGGATGAGGAGCGTTTGCCACGGGGAGCTGATCGAAATACCCATACCAAACTGGGTCGTGGTGCACTTACAGATATTGAATGGACTGTGCAGCTGTTAACGCTGATGCATGCACATCAGTATCAGGACCTGCATACTCCTTCAACCTTGCATGCTTTAGATGCTTTACAGAAACACTCGATAATCTCTCCTGAGAAAGTAGAGATCTTGCGTACTGCGTGGTTGATAGCAACTCAGGCGCGGAATGCGATTGTGCTTGTGAAGGGTAAGCGTGCCGATCAATTGCCTCAGCCTGGTCCTCAGTTGGCGGCAATCGCAGGTGCTGCCGGATGGGATCCTAATGACAACCAGGAGTTCCTTGATAACTATCTCAAAGTAACTCGTCGTGCTCGCGCTGTGGTTGATGAGGTTTTTTGGGGAGAAATCAGCCCTGGATATAACTGA
- a CDS encoding biliverdin-producing heme oxygenase encodes MTTATKGLAAELKESTAKAHSDAEHSSFMSDLIEGRLDAEAFIRLQEQAWLIYNALEEAADVVRAEGFATDILDPQLNRSEILAQDINNFHGDDQWQNDLIASPAVRDYVTRLNQIRDEANGPALVAHHYVRYLGDLSGGQIIARMMGRHYGVEEESLQFYSFKGIDKLKVYKDNYRKNLDDLLLSADEVDQMLEEASAAFTYNQRVFAELA; translated from the coding sequence ATGACAACCGCAACTAAAGGACTGGCTGCTGAGCTTAAGGAATCGACTGCTAAGGCGCACTCCGATGCGGAGCATTCCTCTTTTATGAGTGACCTAATCGAGGGGCGTCTGGATGCTGAGGCTTTTATCCGACTACAGGAACAAGCATGGCTTATTTATAACGCTCTTGAGGAAGCCGCTGACGTGGTACGAGCGGAAGGGTTTGCCACCGATATCCTAGATCCGCAGCTCAATCGCTCAGAGATCCTGGCCCAGGATATTAATAATTTCCATGGGGACGATCAGTGGCAGAATGACCTCATTGCGTCGCCAGCTGTTCGTGATTACGTCACTCGGCTTAATCAGATCCGCGATGAGGCTAACGGTCCTGCTCTTGTCGCGCATCACTATGTGCGCTACCTAGGCGATCTCTCCGGTGGCCAGATTATCGCTCGGATGATGGGACGCCATTACGGAGTGGAAGAGGAATCGCTACAGTTCTATTCCTTCAAGGGGATCGACAAGCTCAAGGTTTATAAAGACAACTACCGCAAGAATCTGGATGACCTCCTGTTGTCTGCTGATGAAGTCGACCAGATGCTTGAAGAGGCCAGCGCTGCTTTCACCTACAACCAACGCGTTTTTGCGGAGCTTGCTTAG
- the thrC gene encoding threonine synthase, which produces MHYISTRDTSQTPVAFTDILLGGLAPDGGLYLPEYYPRLDAATLDTWRGILAQQGYAALAAEVLKLFVDDIPAEDLEAITARAYTTPKFSDEEIVPVTKLEDGIYIGHLSEGPTAAFKDMAMQLLGELFEYELLRRKETLNILGATSGDTGSSAEYAMRGRAGIRVFMLTPKDRMTPFQQAQMFGLDDPNIFNIALEGVFDDCQDVVKAVSSDAEFKADNHIGAVNSINWARLMAQVVYYISLWLKVTEKSNQKVSFCVPTGNFGDICAGHIAKQMGLPIDRLIVATNENDVLDEFFRTGEYRVRSAAETLETSSPSMDISRASNFERFIFDLLGRDSERCAELFGEQVKAGGFSLAEDDSFEQAATHYGFASGSSTHADRIATIADCYTRRGLMLDPHTADGVKVAREWATQIESPIVCLETALPVKFTDTIVEAVGRGPEIPERFTGILEAQRHVTDLPNDVVAVKNFILESIARDSA; this is translated from the coding sequence GTGCACTACATTTCGACAAGAGACACTTCCCAGACCCCTGTAGCGTTTACTGACATCCTCTTGGGAGGTCTCGCTCCAGATGGTGGTTTGTATCTTCCTGAGTATTACCCGCGTCTCGACGCTGCCACCCTAGACACCTGGCGCGGCATTCTTGCCCAGCAAGGCTATGCGGCGCTAGCAGCAGAAGTGCTTAAGCTCTTTGTCGACGACATCCCGGCTGAGGATCTAGAAGCTATTACTGCGCGCGCTTATACAACGCCTAAGTTTTCCGATGAGGAAATCGTTCCGGTGACCAAGCTTGAGGATGGCATCTATATAGGTCACCTCTCTGAGGGGCCCACTGCTGCATTTAAAGATATGGCCATGCAGCTCCTTGGCGAGCTCTTTGAGTATGAGTTGCTACGACGCAAGGAAACTTTAAACATCCTGGGTGCTACCTCTGGCGACACAGGTTCTTCTGCGGAATACGCTATGCGCGGACGCGCCGGTATCCGAGTGTTCATGCTTACCCCTAAAGATCGTATGACGCCGTTTCAGCAGGCCCAGATGTTTGGTCTAGACGATCCGAATATCTTCAATATTGCCTTAGAGGGTGTTTTTGATGACTGCCAAGACGTGGTCAAAGCGGTATCTTCAGACGCAGAATTTAAAGCAGACAACCATATCGGCGCGGTGAACTCAATTAACTGGGCTCGCTTGATGGCTCAAGTGGTGTACTACATTTCTTTGTGGCTCAAAGTAACTGAGAAAAGCAATCAAAAAGTTAGTTTCTGTGTTCCCACCGGCAATTTTGGTGATATCTGCGCAGGGCATATAGCTAAACAAATGGGATTGCCCATTGACAGGCTCATCGTTGCTACCAATGAAAACGATGTCCTGGATGAGTTTTTCAGAACTGGTGAATATCGTGTGCGTTCTGCGGCTGAGACCCTTGAGACCTCCTCGCCCTCGATGGATATTTCTCGGGCATCCAACTTTGAGCGTTTTATTTTTGACCTATTAGGAAGAGACTCCGAGCGCTGCGCAGAACTATTCGGGGAGCAAGTAAAGGCCGGCGGTTTCTCTCTCGCAGAGGACGATTCATTTGAACAAGCTGCCACCCATTATGGTTTTGCGTCGGGCAGCTCTACTCACGCAGACCGCATAGCCACCATTGCCGATTGTTATACGCGCCGGGGCCTGATGTTGGACCCTCATACCGCTGATGGTGTGAAAGTTGCGCGCGAGTGGGCCACTCAGATTGAAAGCCCTATTGTCTGCTTGGAAACCGCCCTGCCAGTTAAATTTACGGATACTATCGTTGAGGCCGTGGGGCGTGGTCCTGAGATACCAGAGCGTTTTACTGGGATTCTCGAGGCACAACGCCATGTCACCGATCTGCCTAATGACGTTGTTGCGGTGAAGAACTTTATTCTGGAAAGCATTGCTCGGGACTCTGCGTAA